The following coding sequences lie in one Phyllopteryx taeniolatus isolate TA_2022b chromosome 4, UOR_Ptae_1.2, whole genome shotgun sequence genomic window:
- the LOC133477462 gene encoding aly/REF export factor 2-like, which translates to MVDKMSMSLDDIIKLNNKGSRGGGSSRASERSAVAGGSSRSTRSRTNHFNRERGNRPAPYTRPRELPDKWQHDMFEQHAGEHRGQSSGADRSTENSTKLLISNLDFGVSDTDIKELFEDFGPLRKVLVHYDRSGRSKGSADICFENTADAITAMKHYNGVPLDGRPMKIVQVTSDVDSQSRIYTQSSNRGFDRSRLGQPTFDRGDRNEWSERRRGGNSGGSRGWGSGRGRGRGNRPQLSAEELDAQLDAYNAMANNN; encoded by the exons ATGGTCGACAAAATGAGCATGTCTCTGGACGACATTATCAAGCTGAACAACAAAGGAAGCCGTGGCGGAGGTTCGTCCCGCGCGAGTGAACGTTCAGCTGTCGCCGGTGGCTCCTCGAGGTCGACGCGGAGTCGAACGAATCATTTCAACCGCGAGAGAGGCAACAGGCCCGCACCGTACACCAGA CCCAGAGAGTTGCCAGACAAATGGCAGCACGACATGTTTGAGCAGCATGCTGGTGAACATAGAGGACAGAGCTCAGGAGCAGACAGAAGTACAGAAAATAGCACTAAACTGCTCATTTCCAATCTGGATTTTGGAGTgtctgacacagacatcaaa GAGCTGTTTGAAGACTTTGGGCCTCTGAGGAAAGTattggtccactatgaccggtcTGGTCGCAGCAAAGGAAGTGCAGATATTTGCTTTGAAAATACAGCAGATGCAATCACAGCCATGAAGCACTATAATGGAGTCCCTCTAGATG GTCGCCCTATGAAGATCGTACAAGTGACATCAGACGTCGACTCGCAAAGTAGAATATACACACAGAG CTCCAACAGAGGCTTTGATAGGAGTAGGCTCGGTCAGCCCACGTTTGATAGGGGTGACAGAAATGAATGGAGTGAAAGGAGGAGAGGCGGCAACAGTGGAGGCTCAAGAGGTTGGGGAAGTGGacgagggagagggagaggaaaCAGACCCCAGCTGTCAGCTGAAGAGTTGGATGCCCAGTTGGATGCTTACAATGCTATG GCGAACAACAATTAG